One genomic region from Nostoc sp. UHCC 0926 encodes:
- a CDS encoding phage tail protein, which yields MATGVRKDPLKGYNFLVEIDGITRAGFRECSGLDSAQDPIEYREGNEKFLTVRKLTGLVKYSNISLKYGITDDQELWQWRTKAVEGTVERKNGSIVLLDDVGEEKMRWNFREAWPTKWTGASFNATANEVAIETLEIAHEGVAKG from the coding sequence ATGGCAACTGGTGTTCGCAAAGATCCATTGAAGGGATATAACTTTTTAGTTGAAATTGATGGTATTACTCGTGCTGGTTTTCGCGAATGTTCCGGGTTGGATTCTGCCCAAGACCCAATCGAATATCGTGAAGGTAACGAGAAATTTCTCACAGTCCGCAAGTTGACTGGTTTGGTAAAGTATTCAAATATTTCCCTAAAATATGGAATTACTGATGACCAAGAACTCTGGCAATGGCGAACTAAAGCTGTAGAGGGCACTGTAGAGCGCAAAAACGGGTCGATTGTTCTTTTAGATGATGTCGGAGAAGAAAAGATGCGCTGGAATTTTCGGGAAGCTTGGCCCACTAAATGGACTGGTGCTAGCTTCAATGCTACAGCGAATGAAGTCGCAATTGAAACTTTAGAAATTGCTCACGAGGGAGTAGCTAAAGGCTAA
- a CDS encoding phage tail sheath family protein, producing the protein MPVYQAPGVYVEEISSGSKPIAGVGTSIAGFIGRVDDNVTMPNKPVRPTQLPETYALAPVNQPQLITSWERFKTGFGDFQEGNATLAHALFGFFNNGGTRCWVTRIADEINPENVRAALETFKPIDEIAIVVVPGAVSDEVQNAILDHCEDQYLQDRFAILDGRHEEVTNFNLTKEAIQGGTRDSSYGAIYFPWIEVFDPITDKNIYVPPSGYIAGVYSRVDTERGVHKAPANEVIRGAEGVEIDVTKADQAGLNPDGINVIRKFSGNNNILIWGARTLVSKEDPEWQYINVRRLFLYLRESIDEGTQWAVFEPNDFKLWAKIRRNVSAFLTNVWRDGALFGKTAQEAFYVKCDEETNPPEVRDLGQVVTEIGVAVVKPAEFVIFRISQWAGPKANG; encoded by the coding sequence ATGCCCGTATATCAAGCACCGGGAGTATATGTTGAAGAGATATCCTCAGGTAGTAAGCCGATCGCTGGTGTCGGGACTAGTATTGCTGGGTTTATCGGTCGCGTAGACGATAATGTGACAATGCCAAATAAGCCAGTAAGGCCTACTCAGCTACCAGAAACTTACGCCTTAGCCCCTGTGAATCAGCCACAATTGATTACTAGTTGGGAAAGGTTCAAGACAGGGTTTGGCGACTTTCAAGAAGGTAATGCAACCTTAGCTCATGCTCTATTCGGCTTTTTCAACAATGGTGGCACCCGTTGCTGGGTAACTCGCATCGCTGATGAAATCAATCCCGAAAATGTCAGAGCAGCCTTAGAAACTTTCAAGCCTATTGATGAAATTGCCATAGTTGTCGTACCTGGTGCGGTTAGTGATGAAGTCCAGAATGCTATTTTGGATCATTGCGAAGACCAATATTTGCAAGACCGCTTTGCAATTTTAGATGGTCGGCATGAAGAAGTTACTAATTTTAATCTCACTAAAGAGGCTATTCAAGGAGGAACTAGAGATAGTAGCTATGGTGCTATCTATTTTCCCTGGATCGAGGTTTTCGACCCGATCACTGACAAGAATATTTATGTCCCTCCCAGTGGTTACATTGCTGGAGTCTATTCCCGTGTTGACACCGAGCGCGGAGTACATAAAGCACCAGCTAATGAGGTAATTCGTGGTGCCGAAGGAGTTGAGATTGATGTCACCAAGGCAGATCAGGCAGGGCTAAATCCAGATGGGATCAATGTGATTCGCAAATTCAGTGGCAACAACAATATCCTAATTTGGGGTGCCCGGACTCTCGTAAGTAAAGAAGATCCAGAGTGGCAGTACATCAACGTTCGTCGTTTGTTTCTTTACCTGCGCGAATCCATTGACGAAGGTACTCAGTGGGCAGTCTTTGAGCCTAACGATTTTAAACTGTGGGCTAAAATCCGACGCAATGTTTCAGCCTTTCTGACTAATGTTTGGCGTGATGGAGCTTTATTTGGCAAGACTGCACAAGAAGCTTTCTACGTCAAGTGTGACGAAGAAACTAATCCGCCGGAAGTTAGAGATTTAGGTCAGGTTGTAACAGAGATTGGTGTGGCAGTTGTCAAACCAGCCGAGTTTGTCATCTTCCGGATCAGTCAGTGGGCTGGCCCAAAAGCTAATGGCTAA
- a CDS encoding cupin domain-containing protein, whose product MAQSLWLFGTRLNIIADHTTTGGQYDLIEGYFLPGTQTPPHRHTRYSEQLYVLEGEFTVWAGENKVVLNAGESFLIPAGTPHVVAALSDQPARGLVVAAPSGFARLIAAVATEDETEAPDMELFDRISTEIGDEILGPPGTLPSA is encoded by the coding sequence ATGGCACAATCTCTCTGGCTTTTTGGCACTCGCCTCAACATCATTGCCGATCACACCACTACAGGAGGTCAGTACGATCTGATCGAAGGCTACTTTCTTCCCGGCACACAAACACCCCCCCATCGCCACACGCGCTATTCCGAACAACTCTACGTCCTAGAAGGGGAGTTCACGGTCTGGGCGGGTGAAAACAAGGTTGTGCTGAATGCCGGTGAAAGCTTCCTGATTCCTGCTGGCACACCCCACGTAGTCGCTGCACTCAGCGATCAGCCAGCTCGCGGGTTGGTGGTTGCTGCGCCAAGTGGGTTTGCTCGGCTAATCGCAGCAGTTGCTACAGAGGATGAGACAGAAGCACCGGACATGGAGCTGTTCGATCGCATTTCCACCGAGATCGGCGACGAAATTCTGGGACCGCCTGGAACCTTACCCTCGGCATGA
- a CDS encoding DsbA family protein, with the protein MSFDRVRSLLFVPPSTQDHIKGVLNATVVLVMYGDYECSQSADVYRLIKVIGRQLSVSLGENYLCFIFRHFPQVQIHSHAQRAAEAAEAAAVQGQFWPMHEMLFSHQQELGNGYLVEYANNLGLDISQFLQDISKKVYIDRINEDIQSGLNSGVTAAPALFINGIRYSVGVARRRHRWKIEQLMAAIITASH; encoded by the coding sequence GTGAGTTTTGACCGCGTTCGCAGTTTGTTATTCGTCCCACCTTCAACACAAGATCACATAAAAGGTGTGCTGAATGCCACAGTAGTGCTGGTGATGTATGGGGACTATGAATGTTCTCAAAGTGCGGACGTTTACAGGCTGATTAAAGTCATTGGACGACAGCTTAGTGTTTCTTTGGGGGAGAATTATTTGTGTTTCATTTTCCGTCATTTTCCACAGGTACAGATTCATTCTCATGCTCAACGTGCGGCTGAAGCTGCTGAAGCGGCTGCTGTCCAAGGTCAATTTTGGCCAATGCATGAAATGCTGTTCAGCCATCAACAAGAGTTGGGAAACGGCTATCTGGTGGAGTATGCCAATAATCTAGGACTTGATATTTCCCAATTTCTGCAAGATATATCCAAAAAAGTCTACATTGATCGCATCAATGAAGATATTCAAAGTGGATTAAACAGTGGAGTAACGGCTGCCCCAGCACTATTTATTAATGGAATTCGATATAGCGTAGGCGTAGCCCGCCGCAGGCATCGCTGGAAAATTGAGCAGTTGATGGCAGCTATTATCACTGCAAGTCATTAA
- a CDS encoding phage tail assembly protein, whose product MLQTEFAFSLPRGYVDSDGNLHRDGVMRLATALDEIAPTKDPRVQSNPNYLVIILLSRVITRLGSVEQINPKIVEGIFATDMAFLQDFYRRINEDGTANIKTVCPKCGYEHEVEDNNLGEV is encoded by the coding sequence ATGCTACAAACAGAGTTTGCTTTTTCTCTGCCTCGTGGCTATGTAGACTCGGATGGCAATCTCCACCGAGATGGGGTGATGCGTTTAGCAACTGCCTTAGACGAGATTGCACCAACGAAAGATCCCCGCGTGCAGAGCAACCCTAATTATTTAGTTATCATCCTTTTATCTAGGGTGATTACCCGTTTGGGTTCGGTGGAGCAAATCAATCCGAAAATTGTTGAAGGGATTTTTGCGACTGATATGGCTTTTCTGCAAGACTTCTACCGTCGGATTAACGAAGATGGCACAGCAAATATTAAGACAGTCTGCCCGAAGTGCGGATATGAGCATGAAGTGGAGGACAACAACCTGGGGGAAGTATAG
- a CDS encoding phage tail sheath family protein: MYKAPGVYKKYILSEPKVRLPTGVPAFLGLCENAGIAVNQPQPLTHWSEFEQLFGEPLPNSYLAYVVRGFFQNGGSLCYLVRLKDADLNALSEGLAALETLKTIDLVCAPDIMVEPLEKIDPNWVRVMQSAILNHCSRLGDRFAILDSLPRANLEQVQAQRQRLTGDYGALYYPWIRIANGPQESGYFVPPCGHIAGVYARSDERIGVHKAPAHEILEGVLDLEITLTNTQQDELNPENINCLRAFPGRGIRVWGARTLSLKPEWLYVNVRRLFLTVGRWLEMNMADVVFEPNDTRLWANIERELTAYFYDLFQQGMLKGRSPTEAFYVKCDEETNPPESRDVGNVAIEIALAPVVPGEFIIVQIIQSANGITITD, translated from the coding sequence ATGTACAAAGCCCCAGGTGTCTATAAAAAATATATTTTATCAGAGCCAAAGGTTCGATTACCTACAGGTGTACCAGCGTTTTTGGGACTCTGTGAAAATGCTGGAATTGCCGTTAATCAGCCTCAGCCTTTAACCCATTGGTCTGAGTTCGAGCAGTTATTTGGGGAACCTTTGCCCAATAGTTATTTGGCTTATGTCGTGCGGGGATTTTTCCAAAATGGGGGTAGCTTGTGTTATCTGGTGCGCCTCAAAGACGCTGATTTAAATGCACTCTCTGAGGGACTAGCTGCACTGGAAACTCTCAAGACCATTGATTTGGTATGTGCGCCGGATATTATGGTTGAGCCTCTGGAAAAAATTGACCCTAATTGGGTACGGGTTATGCAATCAGCCATTTTGAATCATTGCAGTCGTTTAGGCGATCGCTTTGCGATTCTGGACTCCTTACCGAGAGCGAACCTCGAACAAGTTCAGGCACAACGGCAAAGATTAACTGGAGACTACGGTGCTTTGTACTACCCTTGGATTCGCATCGCTAACGGTCCCCAAGAGAGCGGTTATTTTGTTCCGCCTTGCGGTCATATCGCTGGTGTGTATGCCCGTAGTGATGAGCGCATTGGCGTTCACAAGGCACCTGCACACGAAATTTTAGAAGGTGTACTCGACCTAGAAATTACCTTGACCAATACTCAACAGGATGAACTCAATCCCGAAAATATCAACTGTCTGCGGGCATTTCCTGGACGCGGCATTCGAGTTTGGGGAGCGAGGACACTGAGTTTAAAGCCGGAATGGCTCTACGTCAACGTGCGTAGACTGTTCCTGACAGTCGGGCGATGGTTAGAGATGAATATGGCAGATGTGGTATTTGAACCCAACGATACCAGGTTGTGGGCAAATATAGAGCGGGAATTGACCGCTTATTTCTATGACTTGTTTCAACAGGGAATGCTGAAGGGTCGTTCACCTACAGAAGCTTTTTACGTCAAGTGCGATGAAGAAACTAACCCCCCAGAAAGTAGAGATGTAGGAAACGTGGCAATTGAAATTGCTTTAGCTCCAGTCGTTCCGGGTGAATTCATCATTGTTCAGATTATCCAAAGTGCCAACGGCATCACTATCACAGATTAA
- a CDS encoding response regulator: protein MSQSTNIRVLIVDDHSIVRQGLTTIINRDPEMTVIAQAEDGQQALALFREYQPDVTLMDLRMPQIAGVEAITAICAEFKAARIVVLTTYDGDEDIYRGLQAGAKGYLLKDAKPNELLSAIRTIHRGQQYIPPAVGAKLVQRMSNPELSERELDVLRLMAQGMSNLEISTTLSISESTVKSHVNRILSKLGVNDRTQAVIIAVKRGIVNL from the coding sequence ATGAGCCAATCAACGAATATTCGGGTTCTGATTGTTGACGATCATTCCATTGTCAGGCAAGGATTGACAACCATCATTAACCGTGATCCAGAGATGACAGTGATTGCTCAAGCAGAAGATGGACAACAGGCGCTCGCTCTCTTTCGTGAATACCAACCAGATGTAACGCTAATGGATTTACGAATGCCCCAGATAGCAGGAGTTGAAGCCATTACTGCTATTTGTGCTGAATTTAAAGCGGCTCGAATTGTTGTGCTAACTACCTATGATGGTGATGAAGATATTTATCGCGGATTACAGGCAGGCGCTAAAGGATATTTGCTCAAAGATGCTAAACCCAACGAACTTCTGAGTGCCATTCGCACAATTCATCGCGGTCAGCAGTATATTCCACCAGCTGTCGGGGCAAAACTGGTGCAAAGGATGAGCAATCCAGAACTGAGTGAGCGAGAGCTAGATGTACTCCGTTTAATGGCGCAAGGAATGAGTAATTTAGAAATTAGCACTACTTTGAGTATCAGTGAAAGCACCGTCAAATCTCACGTTAATCGAATTTTAAGTAAGTTGGGAGTCAACGATCGCACTCAAGCCGTGATTATTGCTGTTAAACGAGGGATTGTCAATTTGTAA
- a CDS encoding DUF4255 domain-containing protein — MIKDLDNSLKKLLEAELLGIFSEEVTVVFDTPDDKFHPNQRTVDFFLYDVRENLELRSNEWLVERQSNGVARRQSPLVRVDCSYLVTAWSGDVLSEHNLLGEVMKVLLRHPNLPESVLEGSLAGQEPPLPTSSLQPGRLQSLGEFWQALGGKPKASLNYTVTIGVEPSLSVETPLVTDAQFRLKHGSSEV; from the coding sequence ATGATTAAAGATTTAGATAATAGCCTCAAAAAACTTCTTGAGGCGGAATTGTTAGGTATTTTTTCTGAAGAAGTAACGGTTGTCTTCGATACGCCAGATGATAAATTTCATCCGAATCAAAGAACAGTTGATTTCTTTCTCTATGACGTGCGGGAGAACTTAGAACTACGCAGCAATGAGTGGTTAGTAGAGCGACAAAGTAATGGTGTTGCTCGCAGACAATCGCCTTTAGTAAGGGTGGACTGTTCTTATTTGGTAACTGCCTGGTCAGGTGATGTTTTAAGCGAACATAATTTGCTGGGTGAGGTGATGAAGGTGCTATTGCGGCATCCAAATCTGCCAGAAAGCGTACTCGAAGGCAGTCTGGCAGGACAAGAGCCACCATTACCAACGAGTAGTTTACAACCTGGTCGCTTGCAAAGTTTAGGCGAATTCTGGCAGGCACTGGGAGGTAAGCCGAAAGCATCTCTCAATTACACCGTGACTATTGGTGTAGAGCCGTCTTTGTCTGTGGAAACACCACTGGTAACAGATGCTCAGTTCCGCCTAAAGCATGGTTCAAGTGAGGTTTAG
- a CDS encoding carboxypeptidase regulatory-like domain-containing protein, with the protein MVQWQLIRHQVVIAGQVINAQTKKAIAKVEVMITKAPDAFTHWLGLKSLQHGDRSPYLTRTAFDGYFHFWDLPEGEYTLTASLPNAARRYGTAMITVTVPSNIEGKIIMTAADMELPITVLKGNISNQNGEPVFMAKVRVKGSTESTFSNDKGQYSLIGLESSEIKRIAIVSAQGYQPTSQSVVISHPSTDLQPPFNFILQG; encoded by the coding sequence ATGGTGCAGTGGCAACTAATTCGACATCAAGTAGTGATCGCTGGACAGGTAATTAATGCCCAAACCAAAAAAGCGATCGCCAAGGTCGAGGTTATGATTACCAAAGCACCTGATGCTTTCACTCACTGGCTTGGGCTAAAATCTTTGCAGCATGGCGATCGCTCCCCCTACCTGACTAGAACTGCTTTTGATGGTTACTTCCATTTCTGGGATCTACCTGAGGGGGAATATACTTTGACTGCATCACTGCCAAATGCTGCTAGGCGTTACGGCACAGCGATGATAACCGTTACGGTTCCCTCCAATATTGAGGGCAAAATCATCATGACTGCTGCTGACATGGAACTGCCAATCACTGTCCTCAAGGGTAATATATCCAACCAGAATGGTGAACCTGTTTTCATGGCAAAAGTGCGGGTAAAGGGCAGCACAGAAAGTACATTCAGTAATGACAAAGGGCAATATTCACTAATTGGGTTGGAATCATCAGAGATAAAGCGCATTGCGATCGTATCTGCACAGGGTTATCAACCTACTTCTCAATCAGTAGTAATCAGTCATCCCAGTACAGATTTGCAACCACCTTTTAACTTTATTTTACAAGGATGA